The window aactcTAGTCTTCAGCCACAATGCCGTAGTGGCCATGAGAGATGGAAAACTGTGCCTGATGTGGCGTGTTGGAAACCTGAGGAAAAGCCACTTGGTGGAGGCACATGTGCGAGCACAGCTCCTCAAATCCAGGATCACATCGGAAGGGGAGTACATCCCCTTGGATCAAATAGACATCAATGTAGGGTTTGACAGCGGGATAGACCGCATATTCCTGGTCTCCCCAATTACAATAGTACATGAAATAGATGAAGACAGTCCTTTGTATGACTTGAGCAAACAAGACATGGACAACGCTGACTTTGAAATTGTAGTAATATTAGAGGGCATGGTGGAAGCTACCGCCATGACTACCCAGTGCCGTAGCTCATATCTGGCAAACGAAATCCTCTGGGGCCACCGCTACGAGCCCGTACTCTTTGAAGAGAAAAACTACTACAAAGTGGATTATTCGAGGTTCCACAAAACATACGAAGTGCCCAACACACCCATCTGTAGTGCCAGAGACTTAGCGGAAAAGAAATACATCCTCTCTAATGCAAACTCCTTTTGCTATGAGAACGAAGTGGCCCTCACCAGCAAAGAGGAGGACGAGATTGACACTGGGGTGCCTGAGAGCATGAGCACAGACACCCACCCGGACATGGACCACCACAACCAAGCAGGGGTGCCTCTAGAGCCACGGCCGCTACGGCGGGAGTCGGAAATATGACTGAaaactcttcctctctcttttggttgaaaggaaaaaaaaaaccaaaacatctaTCGGTCAAAGGCACGTTGACCTGAGAAGTTGGCCCAGAACAGTTTTCAGACAACGGTACTGTTGAAGAGTGGTGTGAAGGCAAGCAGACCTGAGAAACCCAGGCTGGTTTTAGGGCTGTCCTCAGAGGAGGGATGACAGAAAATGAACTCTAAACACAAAGCACTAAACATGTCTAAGTATGAACAGAAGGCACATATGTTGTAGAAtaaattatgtatatatttttttac is drawn from Aptenodytes patagonicus chromosome 16, bAptPat1.pri.cur, whole genome shotgun sequence and contains these coding sequences:
- the KCNJ2 gene encoding inward rectifier potassium channel 2 — protein: MGSVRTNRYSIVSSEEDGMKLATMAVANGFGNGKSKVHTRQQCRSRFVKKDGHCNVQFINVGEKGQRYLADIFTTCVDIRWRWMLVIFCLAFILSWLFFGCVFWLIALLHGDLENQENNKPCVSQVSSFTAAFLFSIETQTTIGYGFRCVTDECPIAVFMVVFQSIVGCIIDAFIIGAVMAKMAKPKKRNETLVFSHNAVVAMRDGKLCLMWRVGNLRKSHLVEAHVRAQLLKSRITSEGEYIPLDQIDINVGFDSGIDRIFLVSPITIVHEIDEDSPLYDLSKQDMDNADFEIVVILEGMVEATAMTTQCRSSYLANEILWGHRYEPVLFEEKNYYKVDYSRFHKTYEVPNTPICSARDLAEKKYILSNANSFCYENEVALTSKEEDEIDTGVPESMSTDTHPDMDHHNQAGVPLEPRPLRRESEI